One genomic region from Enterobacter hormaechei ATCC 49162 encodes:
- a CDS encoding IS3-like element ISEc52 family transposase (programmed frameshift), with protein sequence MKKRNFSAEFKRESAQLVVDQNYTVADAASAMDVGLSTMTRWVKQLRDERQGKTPKASPITPEQIEIRELRKKLQRIEMENEIFKKGYRALDVRLPEQFSIIGKLRARYPVATLCHVFGVHRSSYKYWKNRPEKPDGRRAVLRSQVLELHGISHGSAGARSIATMATQRGYQMGRWLAGRLMKELGLVSCQQPTHRYKRGGHEHVAIPNHLERQFAVTEPNQVWCGDVTYIWTGKRWAYLAVVLDLFARKPVGWAMSFSPDSRLTMKALEMAWETRGKPVGVMFHSDQGSHYTSRQFRQLLWRYRIRQSMSRRGNCWDNSPMERFFRSLKNEWVPATGYVSFSDAAHAITDYIVGYYSALRPHEYNGGLTPNESENRYWKNSNAVASFC encoded by the exons ATGAAAAAAAGAAATTTCAGCGCAGAGTTTAAACGCGAATCCGCTCAACTGGTCGTTGACCAGAACTACACCGTGGCAGATGCAGCCAGCGCTATGGATGTCGGCCTTTCCACAATGACGCGATGGGTGAAACAATTACGTGATGAACGGCAGGGCAAAACACCAAAAGCCTCCCCCATTACCCCGGAACAAATTGAAATCCGTGAGCTCAGGAAAAAGCTACAACGTATTGAAATGGAAAATGAAATAT TTAAAAAAGGCTACCGCGCTCTTGATGTCAGACTCCCTGAACAGTTCTCGATAATCGGGAAACTCAGGGCGCGTTATCCTGTGGCCACTCTCTGCCATGTGTTCGGGGTTCATCGCAGCAGCTACAAATACTGGAAAAACCGTCCTGAAAAGCCAGACGGCAGACGGGCTGTATTACGCAGTCAGGTACTTGAACTGCATGGCATCAGCCACGGCTCTGCCGGAGCAAGAAGCATCGCCACAATGGCAACCCAGAGAGGTTACCAAATGGGGCGCTGGCTTGCTGGCAGACTCATGAAAGAGCTGGGGCTGGTCAGTTGCCAGCAGCCGACTCACCGGTATAAGCGTGGCGGTCATGAGCACGTTGCTATCCCGAATCATCTTGAGCGACAGTTCGCCGTAACGGAACCAAATCAGGTGTGGTGCGGTGATGTGACCTATATCTGGACGGGTAAGCGCTGGGCGTACCTCGCCGTTGTTCTCGACCTGTTCGCAAGAAAGCCAGTGGGCTGGGCCATGTCGTTCTCGCCGGACAGCAGGCTCACCATGAAAGCACTGGAAATGGCATGGGAAACCCGTGGTAAGCCCGTCGGGGTGATGTTCCACAGCGATCAAGGCAGCCATTATACGAGCAGGCAGTTCCGGCAGTTACTGTGGCGATACCGGATCAGGCAGAGTATGAGTCGGCGTGGAAACTGCTGGGATAACAGCCCAATGGAGCGCTTCTTCAGGAGTCTGAAGAACGAATGGGTGCCGGCGACGGGCTATGTAAGCTTCAGCGATGCAGCTCACGCAATAACGGACTATATCGTTGGATATTACAGCGCACTAAGACCGCACGAATATAATGGTGGGTTAACGCCAAACGAATCAGAAAACCGATACTGGAAAAACTCTAACGCGGTGGCCAGTTTTTGTTGA
- a CDS encoding anti-CBASS protein Acb1 family protein: MAKRNNRQQKKIDKKMNMDSYQNVFMNIGTGGDRSAYSRIRTAHLLTKATLDSIYLGDGLGRRIIDVVADEMFRAGFSVDGANNEPEIKSRWDELNLTQQFTDAVAWARLYGGSLMLFGVNDGKDLQSPIGEGELEFVRVYDRYQVQPFLRDTNPESATYGEITQYQINPISGTPYYVHASRCHVFDGE; this comes from the coding sequence ATGGCTAAACGCAACAACAGGCAGCAAAAGAAAATCGACAAAAAGATGAACATGGACAGTTATCAAAACGTGTTCATGAACATCGGAACGGGCGGTGACAGGTCAGCCTACAGCCGCATCCGTACAGCTCACCTGCTAACCAAAGCAACTCTCGACAGCATCTATCTCGGTGACGGACTGGGTCGCCGTATTATCGATGTGGTGGCAGATGAAATGTTTCGTGCCGGCTTCTCTGTAGATGGCGCGAACAACGAGCCGGAGATTAAGTCGCGCTGGGACGAGTTGAACCTCACTCAGCAGTTTACTGACGCAGTGGCATGGGCTCGCTTATATGGCGGCTCGTTGATGCTATTCGGCGTTAATGATGGCAAAGACCTTCAGTCACCAATAGGCGAGGGTGAACTTGAGTTTGTCCGTGTTTATGACCGATATCAGGTGCAGCCTTTCCTGCGCGATACTAACCCTGAAAGCGCAACGTACGGAGAGATAACTCAGTACCAGATCAACCCTATCTCAGGAACGCCTTACTACGTTCACGCCAGCAGATGTCATGTGTTCGACGGAGAGTGA
- a CDS encoding PBSX family phage terminase large subunit: protein MTKLNPVFKPFIKPHRYKVAKGGRGSGKSWSIARLLVEISRRGTYRFLCAREFQASIADSVIQLIADTIEREGYNHEFEIQKVYIRHLATNSLFMFYGIKNNITKVKSLEGIDICWVEEAEAVTKASWDVLIPTIRKPGSEIWVSYNPKNILDDTHQRFVINPPDDICLLTVNWNDNPHFPDVLRLEMEECKRKDFDLYQHIWEGQPVADSDLAIIKPSWIAAAVDAHIKLNFEASGAKRIGFDVADEGEDSNAITMAHGSVVKDVQEWSRGDVIESANRVNQYADSIAADKVIYDSIGVGAGVKAQLNRIARSQVEGFNAAAAVFEPDREYQPGKTNKDMFANLKAQAWWGVRNRFYNTWRAIEHGETFPDDQLISLSSDIKNLEYLKAELSRPRVDYDNNGRVKVESKKDMKKRGIPSPNMADSLIMAFAPTSNALARLKALAS, encoded by the coding sequence ATGACGAAACTTAACCCTGTATTCAAGCCGTTCATTAAACCTCATCGCTACAAGGTGGCAAAGGGCGGTCGAGGCAGCGGCAAGTCATGGTCTATCGCCCGGCTACTCGTTGAGATATCCCGCAGGGGTACGTACCGATTCCTTTGTGCTCGTGAATTTCAGGCAAGCATCGCTGACTCCGTTATTCAGCTTATCGCCGACACGATAGAGCGTGAGGGATATAACCACGAGTTCGAAATACAGAAGGTCTATATCCGCCACCTGGCGACGAACAGCCTTTTCATGTTTTACGGGATTAAAAACAACATCACGAAAGTGAAATCCCTGGAAGGCATAGACATATGCTGGGTAGAAGAGGCTGAGGCAGTAACAAAGGCCAGCTGGGATGTGCTCATTCCTACGATTCGAAAGCCTGGCTCTGAAATATGGGTAAGCTACAACCCAAAGAACATTCTAGACGATACTCACCAAAGATTCGTCATCAACCCTCCTGATGATATTTGCCTGCTGACGGTTAACTGGAACGATAACCCTCACTTCCCAGATGTATTGCGCCTCGAAATGGAGGAGTGCAAGCGTAAGGACTTCGACCTATATCAGCATATCTGGGAAGGGCAGCCGGTAGCAGATAGCGACCTAGCCATTATTAAGCCTTCCTGGATAGCAGCAGCGGTAGATGCACACATTAAGCTCAATTTTGAGGCATCTGGCGCTAAGAGAATCGGCTTTGACGTTGCCGATGAAGGCGAGGATAGCAACGCGATCACTATGGCTCATGGCTCAGTAGTTAAGGATGTTCAGGAGTGGAGTCGAGGCGATGTCATTGAGTCTGCTAACAGGGTTAATCAGTACGCAGACTCCATTGCCGCAGACAAGGTCATTTACGACTCGATAGGGGTTGGCGCTGGCGTGAAGGCGCAATTAAACCGCATCGCCAGAAGCCAGGTAGAGGGATTCAATGCGGCGGCGGCAGTTTTTGAGCCAGACCGAGAATACCAGCCAGGAAAGACCAACAAAGACATGTTCGCGAACCTTAAGGCTCAGGCATGGTGGGGAGTGAGAAATCGTTTCTATAACACCTGGCGAGCTATAGAGCATGGCGAGACGTTCCCTGACGACCAACTCATCAGCCTTTCATCTGACATCAAAAATCTCGAATACCTCAAGGCAGAACTGTCACGCCCACGCGTCGATTACGACAACAACGGCAGGGTAAAGGTAGAGAGCAAAAAGGACATGAAAAAACGCGGCATCCCGTCGCCAAACATGGCCGACTCTTTAATTATGGCCTTTGCGCCAACTTCTAATGCTCTGGCGAGGCTCAAAGCCCTTGCCAGTTAA
- a CDS encoding terminase small subunit, which yields MELTEYQKALFDDLTKLQQKFALGIVKGLSQIDAYKQAGGKAKKDETASACASEILTNPKVKAFIDEMNKEAITNAVMTRQEALERLSVMGRASLHEMVEFSEVELGTDDNGKPIIQAGWKFKDSALQSAGSLSAISELTAGKRGISIKLHDPKAAIKQLAELQGWEPPKESKLTITATKPLSELFEDDET from the coding sequence ATGGAGCTAACTGAATACCAGAAAGCCCTATTCGATGATCTGACAAAACTACAGCAGAAGTTTGCGTTAGGCATCGTAAAGGGGCTTAGCCAAATTGATGCGTACAAACAAGCCGGTGGTAAGGCCAAGAAAGATGAAACCGCCAGTGCGTGTGCGAGTGAAATCCTAACCAATCCTAAGGTAAAGGCATTTATCGACGAGATGAACAAGGAAGCCATCACAAACGCGGTTATGACGCGACAGGAAGCCCTAGAACGGCTTTCAGTGATGGGAAGGGCATCTTTGCATGAGATGGTTGAATTTAGCGAGGTAGAGCTCGGCACAGACGATAATGGCAAGCCAATCATTCAGGCTGGCTGGAAGTTTAAAGATTCAGCATTGCAGAGCGCTGGATCGTTATCAGCAATATCAGAGCTCACGGCGGGTAAGCGAGGAATATCAATCAAGCTTCACGATCCGAAAGCTGCCATCAAGCAACTTGCAGAGTTGCAGGGATGGGAACCTCCGAAAGAGTCGAAGCTTACGATTACGGCCACAAAGCCATTGTCGGAACTTTTTGAAGATGACGAAACTTAA
- a CDS encoding lysis protein, with protein MSRLTAIICAVVICLLVSMAWAINHYRDNAITYKDQRDEATEKLSLANATIKDMQTRQRDAAALDAKYTGELADAKETIERLHSDVIAGRKRLQLNASCPANGTTSSGGLGDASGPRLTDSAERDYFTLRERIVTVTKQVGYLQDYIKEQCLK; from the coding sequence ATGAGCCGATTAACAGCAATCATCTGCGCTGTCGTTATCTGCCTGCTGGTTTCCATGGCCTGGGCGATTAACCACTACCGCGACAACGCCATCACCTACAAAGACCAGCGCGATGAAGCCACTGAGAAGCTCAGCCTGGCGAACGCTACCATCAAAGACATGCAGACCCGCCAGCGCGATGCAGCTGCGCTGGATGCCAAATACACCGGAGAACTGGCTGATGCGAAAGAAACCATTGAGCGTCTGCATAGCGATGTCATTGCTGGCCGTAAGCGGCTGCAGCTCAACGCAAGCTGTCCCGCGAACGGAACGACCAGCTCCGGCGGCCTGGGCGATGCTTCCGGCCCCCGACTTACTGACTCCGCTGAACGGGATTATTTCACCCTCAGAGAGCGAATCGTCACAGTGACAAAGCAGGTCGGCTATTTGCAGGACTACATCAAAGAGCAGTGCTTAAAGTGA
- a CDS encoding lysozyme, translated as MNPTLRNKLVGAIVGGSGAITIAAVMLGNADGLEGRRYYVYQDVVGVWTVCDGHTGADIRRGHRYTDKECDNLLKADLRKVANAIDPLIKVRIPEPTRAALYSFTYNVGSGAFASSTLLKKLNSGDVPGACKELQRWTYAGGKQWKGLITRREIEREVCEWSQK; from the coding sequence ATGAACCCGACACTCAGGAATAAACTGGTGGGTGCCATTGTTGGCGGATCCGGAGCAATCACCATTGCTGCAGTAATGCTGGGCAATGCCGACGGGCTGGAAGGACGGCGCTATTACGTCTATCAGGATGTGGTCGGCGTCTGGACTGTTTGCGATGGGCACACCGGAGCGGACATCCGCCGCGGTCACCGCTACACCGACAAAGAGTGCGACAACCTGCTGAAGGCCGATCTGCGAAAGGTGGCAAATGCTATCGACCCGCTGATCAAGGTTCGTATCCCTGAGCCTACCCGTGCAGCGCTTTACTCCTTTACCTACAACGTTGGCTCTGGTGCTTTTGCCAGCTCGACGCTGCTGAAGAAGCTTAACTCCGGTGATGTACCAGGTGCATGCAAAGAACTGCAGCGCTGGACGTATGCCGGTGGCAAGCAGTGGAAGGGGCTTATTACCAGACGCGAGATTGAGCGTGAAGTATGCGAATGGAGCCAAAAATGA
- a CDS encoding class II holin family protein: protein MYRMEKITTGAAYGASAGSILNGMLNAYSPEQWNAIGVLVGIIIAVLTYLTNLYFKIREDNRRSRSRDEPDTQE from the coding sequence ATGTATCGCATGGAAAAAATAACCACTGGTGCTGCCTATGGCGCTTCAGCCGGGAGCATCCTAAACGGCATGCTTAATGCCTACAGCCCCGAGCAGTGGAACGCTATCGGCGTGCTGGTGGGTATCATCATTGCCGTACTGACGTATCTGACGAATCTATATTTCAAGATCCGCGAAGACAACCGCCGCAGCAGGAGCCGAGATGAACCCGACACTCAGGAATAA
- a CDS encoding antitermination protein, with the protein MNLESIAKYFAPKSPMFSDSPRATSSDSLTGTDVMAALGLAGHKCGFGFDLYLSKIGISSPDIALERLYEQARKLSGKFRALSELDESARSGVLKVLCAFAYQDYSRSAASTRKCDCCDGGGFTEAQVFTNKVSYPWGKPPYWSKMSRAVRPSDWESWTQAREVVRVKCKPCNGKGVISNSCRCHGKGKVLDKAESDRQGVPVMKACDRCGGRGYARLKFSTVIEGVNTVAEIKKTAAYEQLQPLFEELVAECHKQESMADSILSKVTR; encoded by the coding sequence ATGAACCTCGAATCAATCGCTAAATACTTTGCGCCTAAATCACCGATGTTCAGTGACTCTCCTCGCGCAACCTCATCAGACAGTCTCACCGGCACTGACGTTATGGCGGCGCTTGGCCTTGCTGGCCACAAGTGCGGGTTTGGTTTCGATCTTTACCTCTCGAAAATCGGCATTAGCAGCCCAGATATAGCACTGGAGAGACTCTATGAGCAGGCACGTAAGTTATCAGGTAAATTCAGAGCACTGTCTGAACTCGATGAATCAGCTCGGTCAGGCGTGCTTAAGGTTCTCTGCGCTTTTGCATACCAGGATTATTCAAGAAGTGCTGCCAGCACTCGAAAATGTGATTGCTGTGATGGTGGCGGATTTACAGAGGCGCAAGTGTTTACCAACAAGGTCTCATACCCATGGGGGAAACCGCCTTACTGGTCGAAAATGTCGCGTGCCGTTCGCCCAAGCGACTGGGAGAGCTGGACACAGGCGCGTGAGGTGGTGCGAGTTAAATGCAAGCCGTGTAACGGAAAAGGCGTTATCAGCAATTCGTGTCGCTGCCATGGCAAAGGTAAGGTGCTGGACAAGGCAGAAAGCGATCGCCAGGGCGTTCCAGTAATGAAAGCCTGCGACCGCTGCGGTGGTAGAGGTTACGCCAGGCTTAAGTTCTCAACGGTAATTGAGGGCGTTAATACTGTTGCGGAGATAAAGAAAACGGCGGCATATGAGCAACTTCAGCCGCTATTTGAGGAGTTGGTCGCCGAATGCCATAAACAGGAGTCTATGGCTGATTCCATTCTCTCAAAAGTAACGAGATGA
- a CDS encoding recombination protein NinG — protein MRKPSRRKCKVCGEYFVPKFHDIRIRWCSPEHGAILAMEEREKEKVKSAAKRIKERKEKERAERRDLKARKVALKTKPQWRSEAQTAFNRYVRLRDAGKPCISCGRMPEQKFGGTMDCGHYRTRGAAAHLAFNLHNTAAQCVYCNRDRDGAQKAFEQGLIERIGAEKVEAINNDNSVRRFDIQYLQRIKSIFTRKARALEKRRARRQEAA, from the coding sequence ATGCGTAAACCATCCCGCCGTAAGTGCAAAGTATGCGGCGAATACTTCGTGCCGAAATTTCACGACATTCGGATCCGCTGGTGCAGCCCGGAGCACGGCGCAATCCTCGCAATGGAAGAACGCGAGAAGGAGAAGGTGAAATCCGCGGCTAAGCGCATCAAGGAGCGCAAAGAGAAAGAGCGCGCGGAACGCCGGGATCTGAAAGCGAGAAAGGTGGCGCTAAAAACGAAACCGCAGTGGAGATCTGAAGCGCAGACAGCTTTCAACCGGTACGTCCGTCTGAGGGATGCCGGTAAGCCATGCATCAGCTGCGGCAGGATGCCGGAGCAGAAGTTTGGCGGAACCATGGACTGCGGCCACTACCGCACCCGCGGCGCAGCGGCGCACCTGGCTTTCAACCTTCACAATACCGCTGCCCAGTGTGTCTATTGCAACCGGGATCGGGACGGTGCGCAAAAGGCTTTCGAGCAGGGTCTAATTGAGCGCATCGGCGCCGAAAAAGTTGAGGCGATAAACAACGATAACTCCGTCCGCCGGTTCGACATCCAATACCTGCAACGCATCAAATCCATCTTCACCCGTAAGGCCCGCGCGCTGGAAAAACGCCGGGCCCGCCGACAGGAGGCCGCATGA
- a CDS encoding NinE family protein — protein sequence MSTPLSRVITNEIFRVPARRKRKAAVKPSEIPTFKDYTARLVDQKWLRLAARRNHA from the coding sequence ATGTCTACTCCACTTTCCCGCGTCATCACGAACGAAATCTTCCGCGTTCCGGCGCGCCGCAAGCGTAAGGCCGCGGTTAAGCCGTCCGAAATCCCGACTTTCAAGGACTACACCGCCCGTCTGGTGGATCAGAAATGGCTGCGTCTCGCGGCTCGGAGGAACCATGCGTAA
- a CDS encoding YbcN family protein, translating into MTLPVDGIKLHRGNFAAIGQQIQPLLDAGQCFRLQVKPWREKRSLSQNALSHMWYTEISEYLIARGKTFATPEWVKDAMKHTYLGYESKDRVDVVSGEVTTVQSLRHTSDLETGEMYIFLCKVEAWAMNIGCHLTIPQSCEYQQLRDKQEA; encoded by the coding sequence ATGACTCTTCCAGTAGACGGGATCAAACTCCATCGCGGTAATTTCGCGGCCATAGGCCAGCAGATTCAGCCATTGCTGGATGCCGGGCAGTGCTTCCGCCTGCAGGTGAAACCGTGGCGCGAGAAGCGCAGCCTGTCGCAGAACGCGCTCAGCCACATGTGGTACACGGAAATCAGCGAGTACCTCATCGCCCGCGGAAAGACCTTCGCTACACCCGAGTGGGTTAAAGACGCGATGAAGCACACGTATCTCGGCTACGAAAGCAAGGATCGGGTAGACGTCGTGTCCGGCGAGGTCACCACCGTCCAATCCCTCCGCCATACGTCTGATCTGGAAACGGGCGAAATGTACATCTTCCTGTGCAAGGTCGAAGCCTGGGCGATGAACATTGGCTGTCACCTGACCATTCCCCAAAGTTGCGAGTACCAGCAACTGCGCGATAAGCAGGAGGCCTGA